Proteins encoded by one window of Archaeoglobus veneficus SNP6:
- a CDS encoding DNA-directed RNA polymerase subunit H codes for MSKFRLQDHVLVPKHEVLSKEEAEELLKTLGVKPEQLPKIRVDDPVAKEIGAKVGDIVRIIRESPTAGKTVAYRLVI; via the coding sequence ATGAGCAAGTTCAGGCTACAGGATCACGTACTCGTGCCGAAGCACGAAGTGTTGAGCAAAGAGGAAGCTGAGGAACTGCTTAAGACCCTCGGTGTAAAGCCGGAGCAGTTGCCAAAAATCAGGGTAGATGACCCTGTTGCGAAGGAGATTGGGGCGAAGGTAGGAGACATAGTGAGGATAATTCGTGAAAGCCCAACAGCCGGTAAGACGGTGGCATACAGGCTTGTTATCTGA
- a CDS encoding Lrp/AsnC family transcriptional regulator gives MDDKDRQIISMLQNNGRLPLSRIADIIGFSVMGVKKRVEKLESKGLMHVRAMLNVEKLGINLAIIAMEMENAEAIENVVEKFKECPRVLRFFVTTGAYNLFAIVIAEDYHTLESMSLERCSLRNQKGIRRFEIYPVQDVFYSSFFDIGVIPKKTREDAPCGVFCGECTRYRAERCVGCPTTVYYRGVL, from the coding sequence ATGGATGACAAGGATAGACAGATAATCTCAATGCTGCAGAACAATGGCAGACTGCCTCTTTCGAGAATTGCCGACATTATAGGATTCAGCGTGATGGGTGTCAAAAAGAGGGTTGAGAAGCTTGAGTCCAAGGGATTGATGCACGTAAGAGCGATGCTGAACGTGGAAAAACTCGGTATAAATCTTGCGATCATTGCAATGGAGATGGAGAATGCCGAAGCAATTGAGAATGTCGTAGAAAAGTTTAAAGAATGCCCACGCGTTCTCCGTTTCTTTGTTACAACCGGAGCCTACAACCTTTTCGCTATAGTTATCGCGGAAGACTATCACACCCTCGAGAGCATGAGTCTGGAAAGATGCTCGCTGAGGAACCAGAAAGGAATAAGAAGGTTCGAAATATACCCGGTGCAGGACGTTTTCTACAGTAGCTTCTTTGATATAGGTGTAATTCCAAAGAAAACCAGAGAAGATGCCCCGTGTGGTGTTTTTTGTGGCGAGTGTACGAGGTATAGGGCAGAGAGGTGTGTCGGCTGCCCGACAACAGTGTATTACAGAGGAGTACTGTAG
- a CDS encoding DNA-directed RNA polymerase subunit B'', with protein MLDRRALAKAYFTHERLVKHQIDSFNRFLDEGLQRVIDEQKKIELDIPDTYVKLGKIWVERPIVKEADGSRVPLYPAMARLRNLTYAAPIYLQCQVIDEGRELEEEVVEVGMLPIMVKSKACNLNEVDPVTVGEDPLDPGGYFIVNGSERALMTLEDLAPNKILLEKEERYGEEIEVAKCFSQRAGYRALVVVERGRNNILEVTFPQLPKSIQFVTLMKALGVETDQEIVTMVSSDPEIMKFMLENVEVAEVETQEEAIDYIGRRVAPGQSKEYRIQRANQVLDQYFLPHLGIEPEARRAKAFYLARMAEAVFELALGLRMEDDKDHYANKRLKLAGDLMEEIFRVAFLRLVKDVKYQLERAKVRGRPLKMSTAVRSDVLTDRIMHPMATGNWVGGRTGVSQLIDRHNYISVISHLRRVISPLSRSQPHFEARDLHPTQWGRICPSETPEGPNCGLVKNLAQYAEVSVGTDEEEVRNILFTLGVEPIRGG; from the coding sequence ATGCTGGACAGAAGAGCCCTCGCGAAGGCGTACTTCACACATGAAAGGTTGGTTAAGCACCAGATAGACTCGTTTAACAGGTTTCTGGATGAAGGACTTCAGAGGGTCATAGACGAGCAGAAGAAGATAGAGCTTGACATTCCCGATACGTACGTGAAGCTCGGGAAGATTTGGGTTGAAAGACCGATTGTGAAAGAAGCAGATGGGAGCAGAGTTCCGCTCTACCCTGCAATGGCAAGGCTCAGAAACCTCACGTATGCCGCGCCGATTTATCTTCAGTGTCAAGTGATTGATGAAGGAAGAGAACTCGAGGAGGAGGTAGTAGAGGTAGGTATGCTACCTATCATGGTCAAGTCAAAAGCTTGCAATCTCAACGAGGTTGATCCGGTAACTGTTGGCGAAGACCCCCTCGATCCGGGTGGTTACTTCATAGTAAATGGAAGCGAACGAGCTTTGATGACTCTTGAGGATTTGGCTCCCAACAAGATTCTGCTCGAGAAGGAAGAGCGATATGGTGAGGAAATAGAAGTTGCGAAGTGCTTCAGCCAGAGGGCCGGGTACAGAGCCCTTGTAGTTGTTGAAAGAGGCAGGAACAATATCCTCGAAGTCACATTCCCCCAGCTTCCCAAGTCCATTCAGTTTGTGACTCTGATGAAAGCTCTGGGCGTTGAAACTGATCAGGAAATAGTTACGATGGTCAGCAGCGATCCGGAAATCATGAAGTTCATGCTGGAAAACGTAGAGGTGGCGGAAGTCGAAACTCAGGAGGAGGCGATCGACTACATCGGCAGGCGCGTAGCTCCGGGGCAGAGCAAGGAGTACCGCATTCAGCGTGCAAATCAGGTTCTTGATCAGTACTTCCTGCCTCACCTCGGAATTGAGCCCGAAGCGAGGAGAGCGAAGGCATTCTACCTCGCAAGAATGGCTGAAGCTGTTTTCGAACTCGCTCTTGGCCTGAGAATGGAGGACGACAAGGACCACTACGCAAACAAGAGGCTTAAACTCGCAGGAGATCTAATGGAGGAAATCTTCCGTGTTGCATTTCTCAGACTCGTTAAGGACGTTAAGTACCAGCTCGAAAGGGCGAAAGTAAGAGGAAGACCGCTCAAGATGTCAACTGCAGTGAGGAGCGACGTCCTTACGGACAGGATAATGCATCCAATGGCGACAGGTAACTGGGTTGGAGGCAGGACGGGCGTATCGCAGCTTATAGACAGGCACAACTACATTTCCGTCATTTCTCACCTGAGACGTGTGATATCTCCTCTTTCCCGCTCACAGCCACATTTCGAGGCTCGTGATTTGCACCCAACGCAGTGGGGTCGCATATGCCCATCAGAAACCCCGGAAGGACCGAACTGTGGTCTGGTTAAGAACCTCGCTCAGTATGCAGAAGTGAGCGTTGGGACGGATGAGGAAGAGGTAAGAAACATCCTCTTTACCCTTGGCGTTGAGCCTATAAGGGGTGGTTAA
- the ilvD gene encoding dihydroxy-acid dehydratase gives MRSDEIKRGIERTAHRALLKATGLTDEDMDKPFIGVANAYNNIVPGHMLLDRISDAVKEGIASAGGVAFEFGVIGICDGIAMGHDGMRFALPSRELIADSIEAMVQAHCFDGLVVVGSCDKIVPGMLMAMLRLDIPAIAVTGGPMLAERIGEKVVTIKTAFEAAGEYKAGRISEEELKLYEDYCAAYCGSCQGLYTANTMQILTETLGLSLPYCSTSPCGSSRKLRIAKESGKRVVELVKRGIKPSDIITEESFRNAITMDMLIGGSTNTVLHLPAIAREAGIELSLDVFDEISRKTPHIVSLDPASEYTIADLDESGGVPMLIQRAKKYFSNELTISGLRIYDIATKAFVRGRDIIREVTNPIHKEGGIAILYGNLAEKGCVVKAAAVKEDMLRFEGEAKVFDSEQEALKAILNSEVEDGNVVVIRYMGPKGAPGMPEMLLPTAAIAGMGLSRVALITDGRFSGATRGPCIGHISPEAAVGGNIALVEDGDVISIDIPARRIELKVDNNVLEERRKKWKPKEKKLTGYLARYAKLVSGAEKGAVFE, from the coding sequence ATGCGAAGTGACGAGATTAAAAGAGGAATTGAAAGAACTGCTCACAGAGCTCTTCTCAAGGCTACTGGCCTGACTGACGAGGATATGGACAAGCCATTCATCGGAGTTGCAAATGCTTACAACAACATCGTTCCAGGTCACATGCTCCTCGACAGGATAAGCGATGCTGTCAAGGAAGGTATCGCCTCCGCTGGCGGAGTTGCCTTCGAGTTTGGAGTCATAGGAATATGCGATGGCATAGCGATGGGGCATGACGGCATGCGCTTCGCTCTGCCTTCGAGAGAGCTCATAGCTGACTCAATTGAAGCGATGGTTCAGGCTCACTGTTTTGACGGGCTGGTTGTTGTGGGCTCGTGCGATAAGATAGTCCCCGGAATGCTGATGGCAATGCTCAGGCTCGACATTCCTGCAATAGCAGTCACAGGCGGGCCGATGCTGGCAGAGAGAATCGGTGAGAAAGTTGTAACGATAAAGACAGCATTTGAAGCTGCTGGAGAGTATAAGGCTGGAAGGATAAGTGAGGAAGAGCTCAAACTATACGAAGACTACTGTGCCGCTTATTGTGGAAGCTGCCAGGGGCTTTACACCGCAAACACCATGCAGATTTTGACCGAGACTCTTGGCTTAAGTCTGCCATACTGCTCCACCTCGCCATGTGGCTCTTCGAGGAAGCTCAGAATAGCAAAGGAGAGTGGAAAGAGAGTTGTTGAGCTGGTTAAAAGAGGAATAAAACCATCCGACATCATAACAGAGGAGTCGTTCAGAAATGCTATAACCATGGACATGCTCATTGGAGGTTCAACAAACACCGTTCTGCATCTGCCAGCAATAGCGAGAGAAGCTGGGATAGAACTTAGCCTCGATGTTTTCGACGAGATAAGCAGGAAAACTCCCCACATCGTTTCACTCGATCCAGCGAGTGAGTACACCATCGCTGATTTGGACGAGAGCGGAGGAGTGCCCATGCTGATACAGAGGGCTAAAAAGTACTTCAGCAACGAGCTAACAATTAGCGGGCTGAGGATTTACGATATAGCCACAAAGGCGTTTGTGAGGGGTAGAGATATAATCAGAGAAGTCACTAATCCAATTCACAAAGAGGGCGGTATAGCAATTCTGTACGGTAATTTAGCGGAAAAAGGGTGTGTTGTGAAGGCTGCAGCCGTCAAAGAGGACATGCTTAGATTTGAGGGAGAAGCTAAGGTCTTTGATTCGGAGCAGGAGGCATTGAAGGCAATTCTAAACAGCGAAGTTGAGGATGGAAACGTGGTCGTAATAAGGTACATGGGGCCGAAGGGTGCTCCCGGAATGCCGGAAATGCTCCTGCCAACGGCTGCAATAGCTGGAATGGGGTTGAGCAGGGTTGCACTCATAACGGACGGCAGGTTCAGCGGGGCCACGAGGGGGCCGTGCATAGGCCACATTTCGCCCGAAGCTGCTGTAGGTGGGAATATTGCCCTCGTGGAAGATGGAGACGTCATAAGTATCGATATACCTGCAAGGAGAATTGAGCTTAAAGTTGATAATAATGTGCTGGAAGAAAGAAGGAAGAAGTGGAAGCCAAAGGAGAAGAAGCTGACAGGCTACCTTGCAAGGTATGCAAAACTCGTTAGTGGGGCCGAGAAGGGGGCTGTTTTTGAGTGA